CAAGCAGGACTTGACCGCCGACGAAGTGGTGCAGCATGTGAAAAACGGCAAAACCGTTACCCAGCTCGGGCTGGTGTGGCGCGAGCAACTTGCCTTTGTTTTAACGCAGGATTTCACCTTCAAACGCATCCAGTATCTCGACGTGTTGCAGGAAGAGGCCGAAAACCACGGCGACGATGCCGCCAGCCTGGCCTTCGCCTCGCAAATCCTGATGACCGAAGCCCTCGGCAGCATGATTGAAGAGCTGGTTGCCTGCCTGGGCGGCTGGCAAAACTGATTTTTCAGACGGCCTCAAACCGCTTTGAGGCCGTCTGAAAAGCGCAGCACCGCCGCAAGATAAGCACATTCAAACGAAAAGGAAAAAACATGTTCCAACGCCTCCTCCCCCTGCTGGCCGCCCTCGCCGCCTTGCCCTGCGCCGCCGCCTCGCTGCCATCCTACGGCGGACAAGGCTGCGCCTACGAAGGCGCGCTGGGCAAAGACAAGCTGCCCGACGGGCAGGGCGTGTGGACGTGCGCCAACGGCAACCGCTACGAAGGCGCGTTCAAAAACGGCAAATTCGACGGCAAAGGCCGCTTCACCGTAACCCGGCGCGGCGACCTCTTCCTCGAACCCTTCGGCGTGTACAGCGCGTATTTCAAAGGCATGACCCTCGAAGGCGGTTTCCAAAACAACCGCGCCACCGGTCGCCACAAAGTGTTTGAAAACAACCAGCAGGTTTTCAACGCCCGCTTTGAAAAAGGTATCATGAAAGACCTGCAACTCTCCGCCAAACCGAAAACGAAAAAATGATTTTTCAGACGGCCTCAAATACGTTTGAGAGCGTTTGAGGCCGTCTGAAAACCGCCAAACAGGACACCCCCATGAGCATCAAATCCGACAAATGGATACGCCGCATGAGCGAGCAGCACGGCATGATCGAACCCTTCGAGCCCCGGCAAATCAAAGAGCTTGACGGCAGAAAAATCATCTCCTACGGCACATCCAGCTACGGCTACGACATCCGCTGCGCTAACGAGTTCAAAATCTTCACCAACATCAACAGCACCATCGTCGATCCCAAAAACTTCGATCCGAAAAACTTCGTAACCGTCGAAGACGACTGCTGCATCATCCCGCCCAACTCCTTCGCCCTCGCCCGCACCGTGGAATACTTCCGCATCCCGCGCAACGTGCTCACCGTGTGCCTCGGAAAATCCACCTACGCCCGCTGCGGCATCATCGTCAACGTAACCCCCTTCGAGCCCGAATGGGAAGGCTACGTAACCCTCGAATTTTCCAACACCACCCCGCTGCCCGCCAAAATCTACGCCGGCGAAGGCGTGGCGCAGGTGTTGTTTTTTGAAAGCGACGAAGTCTGCGAAACCTCATATAAAGACCGCAGCGGCAAATACATGGGGCAGACCGGCGTAACCCTGCCCAAAACCTGAACCGCCGCTTTTTTTTCAGACGGCCTCACATACACAGGCCGTCTGAAACCCGCCTCCCGCCAACCCAAACCCGCCACCGCCATGCTCCTCCTCGTCTCCCCCGCCAAAAACCTCAACGAAACAGACCCCGCCCCCGCCGTCGGACACAGCCAGCCCGCCCTGCTTGATGAAGCCGCGCAGCTGATGGACGAAGTCAAACCCCTCGCCCCGCAGCAAATCGCCGCCCTCATGCACGTTTCCGACAAAATCGCCCTCTTAAACGCCGAACGCAACGCCGCCTGGCACACCCCCTTCACCCTCGAAAACGCCAAACAGGCCGTCTTCCTCTTCAACGGCGACGTTTACGAAGGACTGGCCGCCGCCACCCTCGCCCCCGACAGCCTCGACTACCTGCAACAGCACCTGCGCATCCTCTCCGGCCTCTACGGCCT
The window above is part of the Neisseria bacilliformis genome. Proteins encoded here:
- the dcd gene encoding dCTP deaminase is translated as MSIKSDKWIRRMSEQHGMIEPFEPRQIKELDGRKIISYGTSSYGYDIRCANEFKIFTNINSTIVDPKNFDPKNFVTVEDDCCIIPPNSFALARTVEYFRIPRNVLTVCLGKSTYARCGIIVNVTPFEPEWEGYVTLEFSNTTPLPAKIYAGEGVAQVLFFESDEVCETSYKDRSGKYMGQTGVTLPKT